The Streptomyces avermitilis MA-4680 = NBRC 14893 genome contains a region encoding:
- a CDS encoding IucA/IucC family protein, with amino-acid sequence MPALTDSLDAAPRRTAPVRPPTAEQAVTHTLLNCLLREVSGPERQTAVADGHLLLRLPRRGVLLRIALRRTSLVGAHRFSGPVCEDDDHGGWPEVDWQRLATYVHDELSLRTGVRNEEFLEQVDSSHRAVAAGLAARPADDTPAAMLATDALSAYVASEQSLVFGHRFHPTPKARTGSAGSWSSYAPEAGASFPLRHLAVRAHLIAEEMAEPAAAASLDRQRADVPHGHRLLPVHPWQYEMLREHPTLRAALDRGDIVDLGEGGRPFAATASVRTLYDGETFLKFSLNVRITNCLRKNASYELAGAVALTRALSPVLADLADRFPGSAVLREPAYRSLALPGPDGTPDRELLEGFGVIVREGLPGRLLPRITPLLAAAVADEYPTGPAHISRLLAAAGPGTVLDWWAAYLDLLVPPVLAAYFDHGLVLEPHLQNVLICVDGDGMPTQVLFRDLEGTKLVPERHAGTLAALPPDVAGAMTYDAQRGWDRVVYCLLVNHVAELLAALADLRPQTEAALWAQVRATLQAYADRYGCPPELAALLAGVPLPAKANLLTRWQRKADRDAGYVRLASPLAEDILRHTARSAR; translated from the coding sequence ATGCCCGCACTGACCGACTCGCTCGATGCCGCTCCCCGCCGCACCGCCCCGGTCCGACCGCCCACCGCCGAACAGGCAGTGACCCACACCCTGCTCAACTGCCTGCTGCGCGAGGTCTCCGGACCCGAGCGGCAGACCGCCGTCGCCGACGGCCACCTGCTGCTGCGCCTGCCCCGCCGCGGTGTGCTGCTGCGCATCGCCCTGCGCCGTACGTCCCTTGTGGGCGCGCACCGGTTCAGCGGGCCGGTGTGCGAGGACGACGACCACGGCGGCTGGCCGGAGGTCGACTGGCAGCGGCTGGCCACCTACGTGCACGACGAGCTGTCCCTTCGCACGGGGGTACGCAACGAGGAGTTCCTGGAGCAGGTCGACTCCAGCCATCGGGCCGTCGCGGCCGGGCTCGCCGCACGGCCGGCGGACGACACCCCGGCCGCCATGCTCGCCACGGACGCTCTCTCCGCCTACGTGGCCTCGGAACAGTCGCTGGTGTTCGGACACCGCTTCCACCCCACCCCGAAGGCGCGCACCGGCAGCGCCGGCTCCTGGTCCTCGTACGCGCCGGAGGCCGGCGCCTCGTTCCCGCTGCGGCACCTCGCGGTCCGGGCGCACCTGATCGCCGAGGAGATGGCCGAACCCGCGGCCGCCGCGTCGCTGGACCGGCAGCGCGCGGACGTGCCGCACGGCCACCGGCTGCTCCCCGTCCACCCCTGGCAGTACGAGATGCTGCGTGAACACCCCACGCTGCGCGCGGCCCTCGACCGGGGTGACATCGTCGACCTCGGCGAGGGCGGAAGGCCCTTCGCCGCCACGGCGTCCGTCCGCACGCTCTACGACGGCGAGACGTTCCTCAAGTTCAGCCTGAACGTCCGCATCACCAACTGCCTTCGTAAGAACGCCAGTTACGAGCTGGCCGGAGCGGTCGCCCTCACCCGCGCCCTGAGCCCGGTCCTGGCCGACCTGGCCGACCGCTTCCCCGGCAGCGCCGTACTGCGCGAGCCCGCCTACCGCAGCCTCGCCCTCCCCGGGCCCGACGGCACGCCGGACCGCGAGCTGCTCGAAGGCTTCGGCGTCATCGTCCGCGAAGGCCTGCCCGGACGGCTCCTGCCCCGCATCACCCCGCTGCTCGCCGCCGCCGTCGCCGACGAGTACCCGACCGGGCCCGCGCACATCTCCCGCCTCCTCGCCGCCGCGGGCCCGGGGACCGTCCTCGACTGGTGGGCGGCCTACCTCGACCTCCTAGTACCGCCCGTACTGGCCGCCTACTTCGACCACGGGCTGGTCCTCGAACCGCATCTGCAGAACGTGCTGATCTGCGTCGACGGCGACGGCATGCCCACCCAGGTCCTCTTCCGCGATCTGGAGGGCACCAAGCTCGTCCCCGAACGCCACGCCGGCACACTCGCCGCGCTGCCGCCCGACGTGGCCGGAGCGATGACGTACGACGCCCAGCGCGGCTGGGACCGCGTCGTCTACTGCCTGCTGGTCAACCACGTCGCCGAACTGCTCGCCGCCCTCGCCGACCTGCGTCCGCAGACGGAGGCCGCGCTGTGGGCGCAGGTCCGCGCCACCCTCCAGGCCTACGCCGACCGGTACGGCTGCCCACCGGAACTGGCCGCTCTGCTCGCCGGAGTCCCGCTCCCGGCCAAGGCCAATCTGCTCACCCGCTGGCAGCGCAAGGCCGACCGCGACGCCGGATACGTCCGGCTCGCCTCACCGCTCGCCGAGGACATCCTGCGCCACACGGCCCGGAGCGCCCGATGA
- a CDS encoding type III PLP-dependent enzyme, translating to MTVPTPAVRDRIRTLAPGELPAYVYDLAELRAHAAGVRAALPERVELYYAAKANPEPEILAALAPYVDGYEVASGGELAHVAQAVPGRPLAFGGPGKTPDEVAAALAGGVQRFHVESEYELHMLAEQARRVTPGTRVAVLPRFNLPVRDGSLAGSALAMGGRPTPFGLDPAQAGTVLRLLTDGTYPHLELRGVHAHLASGLEAPEQLAVAETVVGWATDMAGEHGVGLGEVNVGGGMTVDYAAPERRFDWVTYGKGLARLAHAHPELTLRIEPGRALTAYCGWYATEVLDVKRSHGEEFAVVRGGTHHLRTPATKGHDQPCSVLPVDGWPHPWPRPAAEAERVTLTGQLCTPKDVLARQVPAGGLRAGDRVAFALAGAYAWNISHHDFLMHPRPGFHFLLPDRGDGEP from the coding sequence ATGACCGTACCCACGCCCGCGGTGCGCGACCGCATCCGGACCCTCGCCCCCGGCGAACTGCCCGCGTACGTCTACGACTTGGCGGAGCTACGGGCACATGCCGCAGGTGTGCGGGCGGCGCTTCCCGAGCGCGTCGAGCTGTACTACGCGGCCAAGGCCAACCCGGAGCCGGAGATCCTGGCCGCGCTCGCCCCGTACGTCGACGGCTACGAGGTGGCCTCGGGCGGCGAACTCGCCCATGTCGCCCAGGCGGTGCCGGGCCGCCCGCTGGCCTTCGGCGGCCCCGGCAAGACTCCGGACGAGGTGGCGGCCGCGCTGGCTGGGGGCGTGCAGCGCTTCCACGTGGAGAGCGAGTACGAACTGCACATGCTCGCCGAGCAGGCCCGCCGCGTCACCCCGGGCACGCGGGTGGCGGTCCTGCCGCGTTTCAACCTCCCCGTGCGGGACGGTTCGCTGGCCGGCAGCGCCCTGGCGATGGGCGGCCGGCCCACCCCCTTCGGCCTCGACCCCGCGCAGGCCGGTACGGTGCTCCGGCTGCTCACCGACGGCACCTACCCGCACCTCGAGCTGCGCGGCGTCCACGCCCACCTGGCCAGCGGACTCGAGGCGCCCGAACAGCTGGCGGTGGCGGAGACGGTCGTCGGCTGGGCGACGGACATGGCGGGGGAGCACGGCGTCGGGCTCGGCGAGGTCAACGTCGGCGGCGGCATGACGGTGGACTACGCGGCCCCCGAGCGCCGCTTCGACTGGGTCACGTACGGGAAGGGTCTGGCCCGGCTCGCACACGCGCATCCGGAACTGACGTTGCGCATCGAACCGGGCCGGGCGCTGACCGCGTACTGCGGCTGGTACGCCACCGAGGTGCTGGACGTGAAGCGCAGCCACGGCGAGGAGTTCGCCGTGGTGCGCGGCGGCACCCACCACCTGCGGACACCGGCGACCAAGGGCCACGACCAGCCCTGTTCCGTGCTGCCGGTGGACGGCTGGCCCCATCCGTGGCCCCGGCCGGCGGCCGAGGCCGAACGGGTCACGCTCACCGGCCAGTTGTGCACCCCGAAGGACGTCCTGGCCCGGCAGGTACCGGCAGGCGGACTGCGGGCCGGTGACCGCGTGGCGTTCGCACTCGCGGGCGCCTACGCGTGGAACATCTCCCACCACGACTTCCTCATGCACCCCCGGCCCGGGTTCCACTTCCTGCTCCCGGACAGGGGTGACGGCGAGCCCTGA
- a CDS encoding SpoIIE family protein phosphatase, with the protein MERVAAAAIVDDHGVVTAWSEGARQLTGYGSEDVVGRAAADLLVEAALRETAAALTGVTVLTGVAVLRHRDGHPVEIALTACPVLGPDGGPHGYVITAERPGGPEPTPEGRAFQQASVPMCAFGTDLRFLRLNDSACRGMGGAEESLVGRFYGDTVPADKTSRGFLLNLRKVVETGTPLRYETYTSAPAGGPARAWSIEMWPVRGDTGAVDEVAMAAFDSSEQHEARQRLALLNEAAAAIGTTLDVVRTAEELVNIAVPRFADFVSVDLLDWVLGAEEPAGDHGPGVVLRRVAHGSVTEGTPEAAVRLGQTDTYPPFSPPARALTSGRAVRSRAGDPDFDRWVGERNARNVGTRASREGAHSLVTVPLLARGTTLGAAVFIRVKNQDAYAVDDASLAEELASRAAVCMDNARRFAREQSMALALQHSLLPRGLAAHAATEVAYRYLPTDSAAGVGGDWFDVIPLSGSRVALVVGDVVGHGIHSSATMGRLRTAVRTLADVDLPPDELLTHLDDLVIHLATEGSGEEVAELGATCLYAVYDPVSRRLVLASAGHPPPAVLLPDGTAQVVRVSAGPPLGVGGLPFEATARELPEGSLIALYTDGLIEGRGRDLDRGTAELCRALVLPGASLEALCDSVLKSVLPDSPSDDVALLLARTRALGADQVATWDISPEAACVSAARQSVLEQLTTWGLDEMAFVTELVVSELVTNAIRYGEPPVQLRLIRDRSLICEVSDGSATSPHLRRAHAYDEGGRGLLLVAQLTRRWGSRQNPPGKTIWAEQPLPPG; encoded by the coding sequence ATGGAGCGTGTCGCTGCTGCGGCGATCGTCGACGACCACGGCGTCGTGACGGCGTGGAGCGAAGGTGCCCGGCAGCTGACGGGATACGGCTCCGAGGACGTCGTGGGCCGGGCGGCGGCCGACCTGCTCGTCGAAGCGGCGCTGCGGGAGACGGCCGCCGCGCTGACCGGTGTGACCGTGCTGACCGGTGTCGCCGTGCTGCGACACCGCGACGGTCACCCCGTGGAGATCGCCCTGACTGCGTGCCCCGTCCTCGGCCCGGACGGCGGACCGCACGGATACGTCATCACCGCGGAGCGGCCCGGCGGGCCGGAGCCGACCCCGGAGGGCCGGGCGTTCCAGCAGGCTTCCGTCCCCATGTGCGCCTTCGGCACGGACCTCCGCTTCCTGCGGCTCAACGACAGCGCCTGCCGGGGGATGGGGGGCGCCGAGGAGTCCCTGGTGGGCCGGTTCTACGGGGACACCGTCCCGGCGGACAAGACCAGCCGCGGCTTCCTGCTGAACCTGCGCAAGGTGGTCGAGACCGGGACACCCCTGCGCTACGAGACGTACACCAGTGCCCCCGCAGGGGGACCGGCACGCGCCTGGAGCATCGAGATGTGGCCGGTACGCGGCGACACCGGCGCCGTGGACGAGGTCGCCATGGCGGCGTTCGACAGCAGCGAGCAGCACGAGGCCCGGCAGCGGCTCGCCCTGCTCAACGAGGCCGCGGCCGCCATCGGGACCACTCTGGACGTGGTGCGCACCGCCGAGGAGCTGGTGAACATCGCCGTACCGCGCTTCGCCGACTTCGTCAGCGTGGATCTGCTCGACTGGGTGCTGGGCGCGGAGGAACCGGCCGGCGACCACGGACCCGGCGTCGTACTGCGCCGGGTCGCGCACGGATCCGTCACGGAGGGCACCCCGGAGGCGGCCGTCAGGCTGGGCCAGACGGACACCTACCCCCCGTTCTCCCCGCCCGCCCGGGCGCTGACGTCGGGGCGGGCGGTGCGCAGCCGTGCGGGCGACCCGGATTTCGACCGGTGGGTCGGCGAGCGCAACGCGCGGAACGTCGGAACCCGTGCCTCCCGCGAAGGCGCGCACTCGCTGGTGACGGTGCCCCTGCTGGCCCGCGGCACCACACTGGGCGCCGCGGTGTTCATCCGCGTCAAGAACCAGGACGCCTACGCCGTCGACGACGCGTCGCTCGCCGAGGAACTGGCCAGCCGCGCCGCCGTCTGCATGGACAACGCCCGCCGCTTCGCCCGCGAGCAGTCGATGGCGCTGGCCCTCCAGCACAGCCTGCTGCCCCGGGGCCTGGCCGCACACGCGGCCACGGAGGTGGCCTACCGCTATCTCCCGACGGATTCGGCGGCGGGCGTCGGCGGCGACTGGTTCGACGTGATCCCGCTGTCCGGCAGCCGGGTCGCCCTGGTCGTCGGCGACGTGGTGGGACACGGCATTCACTCCTCGGCGACCATGGGACGCCTGCGCACGGCGGTAAGGACCCTCGCCGACGTGGACCTGCCGCCGGACGAACTCCTGACCCACCTCGACGACCTGGTGATCCACCTGGCGACGGAGGGGAGCGGCGAGGAGGTGGCGGAGCTCGGCGCGACCTGCCTGTACGCGGTCTACGACCCCGTCTCCCGCCGGCTGGTCCTGGCGTCCGCCGGCCATCCGCCGCCGGCCGTCCTGCTGCCCGACGGCACCGCGCAGGTCGTCAGGGTGTCCGCCGGACCGCCGCTCGGGGTCGGGGGTCTGCCGTTCGAGGCGACGGCACGGGAACTGCCCGAGGGCTCGCTGATCGCCCTGTACACGGACGGGCTGATCGAGGGCCGCGGCCGCGATCTCGACCGCGGCACCGCCGAGCTGTGCCGCGCGCTGGTCCTTCCCGGCGCCTCTCTGGAGGCCCTCTGCGACTCCGTGCTGAAGTCGGTGCTGCCGGACAGTCCCAGTGACGACGTGGCCCTGCTGCTGGCCCGCACCCGCGCGCTCGGCGCGGACCAGGTGGCCACCTGGGACATTTCGCCGGAGGCCGCCTGCGTGTCCGCGGCCCGGCAGTCCGTCCTCGAGCAGCTGACCACGTGGGGGCTCGACGAGATGGCGTTCGTCACCGAACTGGTCGTCAGTGAGCTGGTGACCAACGCGATCCGCTACGGCGAACCGCCCGTCCAGCTGCGGCTGATCCGCGACCGTTCGCTCATCTGCGAGGTCTCCGACGGGAGTGCCACGTCACCGCACCTGCGTCGGGCGCACGCCTACGACGAGGGTGGCCGCGGCCTGCTGCTCGTGGCCCAGCTCACCCGGCGCTGGGGCAGTCGGCAGAACCCTCCGGGCAAGACGATCTGGGCCGAGCAGCCGTTGCCGCCGGGGTGA
- a CDS encoding DUF3291 domain-containing protein, whose translation MPTLPWTTVEEPAPGAEAFVMASRLEVRRFADVPRFFLRSLATWKQVKSAPGAFGASLVAEPLKRTFWTLSAWEDKEALYTYVKTEPHRTIMNGLRSTMSGSVFTFWRTPAGELPVDWADARRRLAEQERADLSNSGGPKAT comes from the coding sequence ATGCCCACGCTCCCCTGGACCACCGTCGAAGAACCCGCACCGGGCGCCGAGGCGTTCGTCATGGCGTCCCGCCTGGAGGTCCGCAGGTTCGCCGACGTGCCGCGCTTCTTCCTGCGCTCGCTCGCCACGTGGAAGCAGGTGAAGAGCGCGCCCGGCGCGTTCGGCGCCTCGCTCGTCGCCGAACCGCTCAAACGCACCTTCTGGACCCTGTCCGCCTGGGAGGACAAGGAGGCGCTGTACACCTACGTGAAGACCGAACCACACCGGACGATCATGAACGGTCTGCGGTCCACGATGAGCGGCTCGGTCTTCACGTTCTGGCGGACACCGGCCGGCGAGCTGCCCGTCGACTGGGCGGACGCCCGACGCCGGCTGGCCGAACAGGAACGCGCCGACCTCTCGAACTCCGGTGGCCCGAAGGCCACTTGA
- a CDS encoding MerR family transcriptional regulator, which yields MRMSELSRRSGVSVTTIKYYLREGLLPAGRRLSATQAGYDEDHLRRLRLIRALTGVRGLPVSAARDVLGALAEHAGDTHSLLGLTLGSIRLAEESADDSPEPAEVDSLIQELGWDVHKSAPARSALAETLTSLRTLGAPLDRRALLSYAHLAERTAVLDLDQLDGIEDPLEVAERALLLTVLLEPALLALRRLAQENESAQRHAES from the coding sequence ATGCGCATGTCCGAGCTGAGCCGCCGCAGTGGCGTCTCCGTCACGACGATCAAGTACTACCTTCGCGAAGGTCTGCTTCCGGCCGGCCGCCGGCTGTCGGCCACCCAGGCCGGGTACGACGAGGACCATCTGCGCAGACTGCGTCTGATCCGCGCGCTGACCGGCGTACGGGGGCTGCCCGTGAGTGCCGCCCGGGACGTTCTCGGCGCCCTGGCCGAGCATGCGGGCGACACCCATTCCCTGCTGGGTCTCACCCTCGGCTCGATCCGGCTGGCCGAGGAGTCCGCCGACGACTCCCCGGAGCCGGCCGAAGTCGACTCGCTGATCCAGGAGTTGGGCTGGGACGTCCACAAGTCGGCGCCGGCCAGGTCCGCGCTGGCAGAGACCCTGACCTCGCTGCGCACGCTCGGCGCCCCGCTGGACCGGCGCGCTCTGCTGTCGTACGCGCATCTCGCGGAACGGACCGCGGTCCTGGACCTCGACCAACTGGACGGCATCGAGGACCCGTTGGAGGTGGCCGAACGCGCGCTGCTCCTCACGGTCCTGCTGGAACCCGCGCTGCTGGCGCTACGGCGCCTGGCCCAGGAGAACGAGTCGGCGCAGCGGCACGCCGAGAGCTGA
- a CDS encoding LNS2 domain-containing protein produces MTQKSRPLAVFDLDNTLADTAHRQRFLERKPRDWEAFFAAAPKDPPLAAGVALARESAEECEVIYLTGRPERCRRDTLDWLAAQGLPEGRVFMRGNGDRRPARVTKLEILRRLARDREVRVLVDDDELVCVDAERAGFTVVRARWASSSEALKEAQEGEGRT; encoded by the coding sequence GTGACGCAGAAGAGCAGGCCACTGGCCGTATTCGACCTGGACAACACCCTCGCCGACACCGCGCACCGGCAACGGTTCCTGGAGCGGAAGCCGCGGGACTGGGAGGCGTTCTTCGCCGCCGCCCCGAAGGATCCGCCGCTGGCGGCGGGCGTGGCGCTGGCGCGGGAGAGCGCCGAGGAGTGCGAGGTCATCTATCTGACCGGGCGTCCCGAACGATGCCGCCGCGACACCCTCGACTGGCTCGCGGCCCAGGGGCTGCCCGAGGGGCGTGTGTTCATGCGCGGCAACGGCGACCGCCGGCCCGCCCGCGTCACCAAGCTGGAGATCCTGCGCAGACTCGCCCGGGACCGTGAGGTCCGCGTGCTCGTGGACGACGACGAATTGGTGTGCGTCGACGCCGAGCGCGCGGGCTTCACCGTCGTACGGGCCCGCTGGGCATCCTCGTCCGAGGCGCTCAAGGAGGCGCAGGAGGGTGAGGGGCGGACCTGA
- a CDS encoding dodecin: MSDHTYRVTEIVGTSTEGIDQAIRNGIARAAQTLRNLDWFEVTQTRGQIVNGQIEYYQVGLKVGFRLDDGD; this comes from the coding sequence ATGTCCGACCACACCTACCGGGTCACCGAGATCGTCGGCACCTCGACCGAGGGCATCGACCAGGCGATCCGCAACGGCATCGCCCGCGCCGCCCAGACCTTGCGCAACCTGGACTGGTTCGAGGTCACCCAGACCAGGGGCCAGATAGTGAACGGGCAGATCGAGTACTACCAGGTCGGCCTGAAGGTGGGCTTCCGCCTGGACGACGGCGACTGA
- a CDS encoding extracellular solute-binding protein, with translation MRRRLLALLCVFASLLTACGALPGEGTGRRTVTVWLMKDSASKEFLARFTKEFERAHGDLRLDIRIQQWTGIGEKVQTALRRQGGDGPDVIEVGNTQVAQYVDGGGLLDLTLESLRDWGMNDWLPGLAEPGRFGSRQYGIPWYAANRVVIYRKDLFAAAGLAGPPKTRDQWLADTQKLNSHDVQGIYLAGQDWYTLAGFIWDEGGDLAEQPSSGTWEGSLDTSAALRGMDFYRRLQALGTGPADADEEHPPQAGVFARGRVAQIVAVPGLAQAVVRKNPDLRDKLGYFPVPGRTAARPGAVFTGGSDLVVPKNTDDRRGATAVVAALAGGKWQTDLARTMNYVPNKTTLADAVEGEEGVAAMAAGAAQGRATPSSPDWAAVEADNPVKDYMTKVLTGADPATEARRASRRITRTLS, from the coding sequence GTGAGACGTCGACTCCTCGCTCTCCTCTGCGTTTTTGCCTCGTTGCTCACCGCCTGCGGCGCCCTGCCCGGAGAGGGGACCGGGCGGCGGACCGTCACCGTATGGCTGATGAAGGACAGCGCGTCCAAGGAGTTCCTGGCCCGGTTCACCAAGGAGTTCGAACGGGCCCACGGCGATCTGCGGCTCGACATCCGCATCCAGCAGTGGACCGGGATCGGCGAAAAGGTGCAGACGGCGCTCCGACGGCAGGGCGGCGACGGGCCCGACGTCATCGAGGTCGGCAACACCCAGGTCGCCCAGTACGTCGACGGCGGCGGGCTGCTCGACCTCACCCTCGAGTCGTTACGCGACTGGGGCATGAACGACTGGCTGCCCGGTCTCGCCGAACCCGGCAGGTTCGGCTCCCGCCAGTACGGCATCCCGTGGTACGCGGCCAACCGCGTCGTCATCTACCGCAAGGACCTGTTCGCCGCGGCCGGCCTGGCCGGTCCCCCGAAGACGCGCGACCAGTGGCTCGCCGACACCCAGAAGCTCAACTCCCACGATGTCCAGGGTATTTACCTGGCCGGACAGGACTGGTACACCCTCGCCGGATTCATCTGGGACGAGGGCGGCGACCTCGCCGAGCAGCCCTCCTCCGGCACCTGGGAGGGCAGCCTGGACACGTCCGCCGCCCTGCGCGGCATGGACTTCTACCGCAGGCTCCAGGCCCTCGGTACGGGGCCCGCGGACGCCGACGAGGAACACCCGCCGCAGGCCGGGGTGTTCGCGCGGGGGCGGGTGGCGCAGATCGTCGCCGTACCCGGGCTCGCCCAGGCCGTCGTGCGCAAGAATCCCGACCTCAGGGACAAACTCGGCTACTTCCCCGTCCCCGGCCGAACCGCGGCACGGCCCGGTGCCGTCTTCACCGGCGGCTCCGACCTCGTGGTCCCCAAGAACACCGACGACCGCCGTGGCGCCACGGCGGTCGTCGCGGCGCTCGCCGGCGGCAAGTGGCAGACGGATCTCGCCCGGACGATGAACTACGTGCCCAACAAGACGACCCTCGCCGACGCGGTCGAGGGCGAGGAGGGCGTCGCGGCCATGGCGGCGGGCGCCGCGCAGGGCCGGGCGACCCCCTCGTCCCCGGACTGGGCCGCCGTCGAGGCCGACAACCCGGTCAAGGACTACATGACGAAAGTGCTGACCGGCGCCGATCCCGCGACGGAGGCCCGCCGCGCCTCACGCCGGATCACCCGGACACTGTCGTGA
- a CDS encoding SpoIIE family protein phosphatase, producing the protein MDETTASMLEALFTQSPIGLHLLDTDLRVVRINTATPGMRGVPLDDLKGRPVRDVYNLVQGVDLEALLREVLDTGVPVVQRIVRARSNGDPPPERHFEITALRLENPRRSVLGVAVTAIDVTERERARTRTEVLDAVRRHVGRTLDPVVTGAELVPTVVPAFADIAIVEVVEAVIRGDDPPQAPPPASTPLMRTAFRSTRTRPPQAHPVGDVRRLPAPTPFTQALADLSPRVVALHPTAPWLSVDPPRAEAIHSSGAHSLLVVPLALRDAALGVVSLYRTGQSPPFDEGDRDLAVELATHTALCIDNARRYTREHTVAATVQRQLLPRSPETHASLDTAYLSVTGADPGVWYDTIALSSARTALVVGKVSGHGLNAAATMGQLRTAVRSLSAFDLSPDELLARLHYTAGQLAAERARLPLGDPLRRESLTADCVYAVHDPLTGTCAMAAAGPLVPLVVCPDRTVTVPGIPAGPRLGATEGAPFATVGVEVPHGSVLVFASDPLLTSYLAESSEPLSTAPDYHDRPLQDLCDALVYARPAGLGAGDAAVIVARTRAFPPDRFAAWPLDADPASVAVARRRTRGQLAAWDVDDETAFNTQLIVSELVTNAVRYGSAPFELRLIHDRTLTCEVRDAGSAAPHLRHAGTADEGGRGLFITAQLAQAWGTRYTPPGKTIWTEQALSPGTGPAESL; encoded by the coding sequence GTGGACGAGACAACCGCCTCGATGCTGGAGGCGCTGTTCACGCAGTCACCGATCGGGCTCCACCTGCTGGACACCGACCTGCGGGTGGTGCGCATCAACACCGCCACCCCCGGCATGCGTGGCGTGCCCCTGGACGACCTGAAAGGGCGCCCGGTCCGCGACGTCTACAACCTCGTCCAAGGCGTCGACCTGGAGGCGCTCCTGCGCGAGGTGCTGGACACCGGGGTCCCTGTGGTGCAGCGCATCGTCCGGGCGCGAAGCAACGGGGACCCGCCGCCGGAGCGGCACTTCGAGATCACCGCGCTGCGCCTGGAGAATCCGCGCCGGTCCGTGCTCGGGGTGGCGGTCACCGCGATCGACGTCACCGAGCGGGAGCGGGCCCGCACCCGCACCGAGGTGCTCGACGCCGTGCGCCGGCACGTGGGACGCACCCTGGATCCGGTCGTGACCGGCGCGGAACTCGTCCCGACCGTGGTCCCCGCGTTCGCCGATATCGCGATCGTGGAGGTGGTGGAGGCCGTGATCCGCGGCGACGACCCGCCGCAGGCCCCGCCGCCCGCGAGCACGCCCCTGATGCGCACCGCGTTCCGCAGCACCCGTACGCGGCCGCCGCAGGCCCATCCGGTGGGCGATGTCCGCCGCCTGCCGGCTCCGACCCCGTTCACCCAGGCCCTGGCCGACTTGAGCCCGCGCGTGGTCGCGCTCCATCCGACCGCCCCGTGGCTGTCCGTCGATCCCCCGCGCGCCGAGGCGATCCACTCATCGGGAGCCCATTCGCTCCTCGTGGTTCCCCTGGCGCTGCGCGACGCGGCCCTCGGCGTCGTCAGCCTGTACCGCACCGGACAGTCGCCCCCCTTCGACGAAGGTGACCGGGACCTCGCGGTCGAGCTGGCCACCCACACGGCGCTGTGCATCGACAACGCGCGGCGCTACACACGGGAGCACACGGTCGCCGCCACGGTCCAGCGTCAACTGCTGCCCCGCAGCCCGGAGACCCACGCGTCACTGGACACCGCCTACCTCTCCGTCACCGGCGCCGATCCCGGGGTCTGGTACGACACCATCGCCCTGTCCAGCGCCCGCACCGCCCTCGTCGTCGGCAAGGTGTCGGGGCATGGTCTGAACGCGGCCGCGACCATGGGGCAACTGCGCACCGCCGTACGCTCCCTGTCGGCGTTCGACCTCTCCCCCGACGAGCTGCTCGCCCGCCTGCACTACACGGCGGGCCAGCTCGCCGCCGAACGCGCCCGGCTCCCGCTCGGCGATCCGCTGCGCCGCGAATCCCTCACCGCCGACTGCGTGTACGCGGTACACGACCCTCTGACCGGCACGTGCGCGATGGCGGCAGCCGGCCCCCTGGTCCCCCTCGTCGTGTGCCCCGACCGCACGGTCACCGTCCCCGGCATACCGGCCGGGCCGCGGCTGGGCGCGACGGAGGGCGCGCCCTTCGCGACCGTCGGCGTCGAGGTTCCGCACGGAAGCGTCCTGGTGTTCGCCAGTGATCCGCTCCTCACCTCGTATCTCGCCGAATCCTCAGAACCGTTGTCCACGGCGCCGGACTACCACGACCGTCCGCTCCAGGACCTCTGCGACGCCCTCGTCTACGCACGCCCGGCAGGTCTGGGCGCCGGCGATGCCGCGGTGATCGTCGCGCGCACCCGGGCCTTTCCCCCCGACCGGTTCGCCGCGTGGCCGCTCGACGCCGACCCGGCGTCCGTGGCCGTCGCCCGCCGCCGTACCCGCGGGCAGCTCGCCGCGTGGGACGTGGACGACGAGACCGCCTTCAACACCCAGCTCATCGTCAGCGAACTCGTCACCAACGCGGTCAGATACGGAAGCGCGCCGTTCGAGCTCCGCCTGATCCATGACCGCACCCTGACCTGCGAGGTACGGGACGCAGGCTCGGCCGCACCGCATCTGCGCCACGCCGGTACGGCCGACGAGGGCGGTCGTGGTCTGTTCATCACCGCGCAGCTGGCACAGGCGTGGGGCACCCGTTACACGCCGCCGGGCAAGACGATCTGGACCGAGCAGGCGCTGTCCCCCGGCACCGGCCCGGCCGAATCGCTCTGA